A genome region from candidate division KSB1 bacterium includes the following:
- a CDS encoding ketose-bisphosphate aldolase: protein NLEFLEAILETAETLRSPVILSIAEVHFPYVPLYDICTLIRDKAARLKVPVALHLDHGMSSTSFLQAIRNGFTSVMFDGSKLPFAENLAQTRRVIELCRPLGISVEAELGAVGGDEGGGLESQADPSFFTDPDQAQQFVERTGVDALAVAIGNAHGKYKGEPRLDFERLQRISEKCGIPLVLHGGSGISEDDFRRAVRCGIRKINIYTAMSQAALKAAADFMAQSSGRYHDFPLLMQSIQKAAAEIVAEQMTLFGSVGCA, encoded by the coding sequence AATCTGGAGTTTTTAGAAGCCATTCTTGAAACGGCGGAGACGCTGCGTTCGCCGGTCATTTTGAGCATCGCCGAAGTGCATTTTCCTTATGTACCTCTTTACGACATCTGCACGCTGATTCGCGATAAGGCAGCGCGACTCAAGGTGCCGGTTGCTCTCCATCTCGACCACGGGATGAGCAGCACAAGCTTTCTGCAGGCGATCCGCAACGGTTTTACCTCGGTCATGTTCGACGGATCCAAGTTGCCTTTTGCGGAAAATCTGGCACAGACGCGCAGGGTTATCGAGCTTTGTCGACCGCTCGGCATTTCGGTTGAAGCAGAACTCGGCGCCGTAGGCGGTGACGAGGGCGGCGGCCTGGAAAGCCAGGCTGATCCCTCCTTTTTCACCGATCCCGATCAGGCGCAACAATTTGTCGAACGAACCGGCGTCGATGCGCTCGCGGTGGCAATCGGCAACGCCCACGGCAAATACAAAGGCGAGCCGCGCCTCGATTTCGAGCGGTTGCAGCGGATTTCCGAAAAGTGCGGCATCCCCCTGGTGCTGCACGGCGGCTCAGGCATCTCGGAAGACGATTTTCGCCGCGCCGTTCGCTGCGGCATCCGCAAGATCAACATCTATACCGCAATGTCTCAGGCGGCGCTCAAAGCGGCGGCCGACTTTATGGCGCAGAGCAGCGGCCGCTATCACGACTTTCCGCTGCTGATGCAGTCGATTCAAAAAGCGGCGGCCGAGATCGTAGCGGAACAAATGACTCTTTTCGGCAGCGTCGGCTGCGCATAG
- a CDS encoding LacI family DNA-binding transcriptional regulator has product MATLKEIAEMANVSLGTVDRVIHNRGRVAAETAARVRRIVEQVNYRPNILARSLSSAKTFHFGILVPFPEQDGNYWYLPRQGIDRAAEELQVYKVEIEYFPYDKYDENSFAAAAQQVLKNIHQIDGLLIAPVLSKAAEKFITQLPKRLAYIFLDSYIPKSHCLSYIGEDSFQSGLLAAKLMSLLTHDGKSAVIKAIPFNYHIEDRVRGYLSYFESRPSAEVLVFEASSQDSCSFQNAAAQILEHHPEIKGIFCSNACSFQVAKAVYASRRRISLVGYDLVKENIEWLEKGVIDFLISQRSEIQGYNALYRLYRAVALKEKIEPALYVPLDIVTKENLRYYQN; this is encoded by the coding sequence ATGGCCACCCTAAAAGAAATTGCTGAGATGGCTAACGTTTCACTCGGGACGGTGGATCGAGTGATTCACAATCGGGGTAGAGTTGCAGCGGAAACCGCCGCGAGGGTGCGCCGCATCGTCGAGCAGGTAAATTACCGACCGAATATACTGGCCCGCAGTCTTTCTTCTGCAAAGACTTTTCACTTCGGCATTCTTGTACCTTTTCCCGAACAGGACGGTAACTATTGGTATTTGCCTCGGCAGGGTATCGATCGAGCTGCCGAAGAGCTGCAGGTCTATAAAGTTGAAATCGAGTATTTCCCTTACGATAAATACGATGAAAACTCTTTTGCAGCAGCGGCCCAGCAGGTGCTCAAGAATATTCATCAGATCGACGGCTTGCTGATAGCCCCTGTACTTTCAAAAGCCGCAGAAAAATTCATAACTCAGCTCCCCAAACGCCTCGCTTATATCTTTCTTGACTCCTATATACCCAAATCCCACTGTCTCAGCTATATCGGAGAAGACTCCTTTCAGAGCGGCCTTCTGGCGGCCAAATTAATGTCCTTGTTGACCCATGACGGAAAAAGCGCCGTAATTAAAGCCATTCCGTTCAATTATCATATCGAAGATCGTGTGCGCGGCTATCTGAGCTATTTCGAATCGCGGCCGTCAGCCGAGGTGTTAGTGTTCGAAGCCAGTTCTCAAGATTCCTGTTCTTTTCAAAATGCTGCAGCGCAGATATTAGAGCATCATCCGGAAATCAAAGGCATTTTTTGCAGCAATGCTTGTTCTTTTCAAGTCGCCAAGGCGGTTTATGCAAGCCGTCGGCGCATCTCCTTGGTAGGTTATGACCTGGTCAAAGAGAATATCGAGTGGCTCGAAAAGGGCGTCATCGATTTTCTCATCAGCCAGAGATCCGAAATTCAGGGTTACAATGCCTTGTACCGGCTCTACCGGGCTGTGGCGTTGAAGGAAAAGATCGAACCGGCGCTGTATGTGCCTTTAGACATCGTGACAAAGGAAAATCTGCGATACTATCAAAATTAA
- a CDS encoding PorV/PorQ family protein: protein MKQAVLVFCALLVVALPLFSQNVTKVGTTAAGFLNIDVGARAIGMGGAYVAVSDDAMSMYWNAAGISRINGSQAVFTHNRWLADIAFNYAGFAMNLGNLGAIGLNAQFMTMDKMERTTIMEPDGTGELFSAGSYAFGLAYGRNLTDRFSIGFNFKYLREEIYHSSASGIAFDIGTLFDTQYQGLKIGMSISNYGTKMRMEGRDMLIQTDIDPSISGNNYNINANLATDAFDLPLMFRVGVSMDVLKGLGNSNLILAVDALHPNDDVEYVNVGAEYTYGKMFSLRGGYKTLFARDSEQGLCFGAGINYSLGGMRLMLDYAYQDFGVLKEIQMFTVALGF from the coding sequence ATGAAGCAGGCAGTTTTGGTTTTTTGCGCATTGCTTGTCGTTGCGCTTCCGCTTTTTTCTCAGAATGTGACGAAAGTGGGGACGACGGCGGCGGGATTTTTGAACATTGATGTGGGAGCGCGTGCGATCGGTATGGGGGGAGCCTATGTTGCGGTGAGCGACGATGCGATGTCGATGTACTGGAATGCGGCGGGGATCTCGCGGATCAACGGGAGTCAGGCGGTGTTTACGCACAATCGGTGGTTGGCGGACATTGCGTTTAATTATGCCGGGTTTGCGATGAATTTGGGGAATTTGGGTGCGATAGGGTTGAATGCGCAGTTTATGACGATGGACAAGATGGAGCGGACGACGATCATGGAGCCTGACGGGACGGGTGAGTTGTTCAGTGCGGGGAGTTACGCGTTTGGTTTGGCGTATGGTCGGAATTTGACGGATCGGTTTTCGATTGGGTTTAATTTCAAGTATTTGCGTGAGGAGATCTATCATTCGAGTGCGTCGGGGATAGCGTTTGACATTGGGACGTTGTTCGACACGCAGTATCAGGGTTTGAAGATAGGGATGAGCATATCGAATTACGGGACGAAGATGCGGATGGAGGGGCGTGACATGTTGATACAGACGGACATAGATCCGTCGATATCTGGGAACAACTATAATATTAATGCGAATTTGGCGACGGACGCGTTTGATTTGCCGTTGATGTTTCGGGTGGGGGTATCGATGGATGTGTTGAAGGGGTTGGGGAACAGCAATTTGATATTGGCGGTGGACGCGCTGCATCCGAACGATGATGTGGAGTATGTGAATGTGGGAGCGGAGTACACGTACGGGAAGATGTTCAGTTTGCGTGGGGGCTACAAGACGTTGTTTGCGCGGGATTCGGAGCAGGGTTTATGTTTTGGAGCCGGGATCAATTATTCGTTGGGGGGTATGCGGTTGATGTTGGACTATGCGTATCAGGATTTCGGCGTGCTCAAGGAGATTCAGATGTTCACCGTCGCCTTGGGATTCTGA
- a CDS encoding TonB-dependent receptor, which yields MNKTPRILLILGILAILLAPFVSYAGTTGKIAGRVYDAESKEPLPGANVIVEGSTMGAASDLNGNYNILNLPPGRYTLTVSMMGYKKVRVSDVLVKIDMTTTQDFALQQEVIAGEEVSIVAERPLVRMDMTSSLSSVGSEEIAKLPVQSVRDVLELQAGIVRSGNTLHIRGGRGGEVAYWVDGVATTDVFSGSMGVTVENSAIEELQVVSGTFNAEYGQAMSGIINIITKEGQSHYSGMLRGYVGDYVSGANEFAILERIDTFTDPQTGAVVQKAKSENPLKYFNPTYNGEFSLSGPIPGTKDKLTFFTNGRYNSWTGYLYGRRWFTPQGNPGDSSLVPMSAGKRGSLQGKLSWKISNSIKASYNVFWNAWKNPRSFSKDWKYVPDSRAQQFGEGWTQILNFNHVLSQKTFYEVKLNRFYNEYQSYLYKDPTAMPKYLVSVPEDTANDIAAQVFDPNTPEGAAFLEQLRALRVKFFYIIDPNGPAGYVHPDSASAPTTYSFNNVGTDLNRYWRSTAYTVGKFDLTSQINNIHQVKGGFEFRSHELKLDSYTLRAKIDPNSGSQIVPFQPYVPEPWSAYREKYTRTPKEFSAYLQDKLELKEIIINAGLRFDYFDPNHVKIADPSDPSIYTPLKPEHKWKNPTAPKEERIEYTPDERRAFMHKRVDPKMQLSPRLGIAYPITDKGVIHFSYGHFFQIPEFQYLYSNPDFKITEGGGYFLMGNADLNPQRTVMYEIGLQQLLTTDIGIDVTLFYRDVRDWVGTSPLIQTPMPSIQYAQYENKDYANVRGVTLKFEKRYSHGFSARVDYSFQIAEGTYSNPTDAFNAIQAKEEPRLNLIPLNWDQNHTLNGSLIWDYRGYTFSLIGRYWTGRPYTPSFPVGSVVGGAALIGLKENSERLPNQKSVDLYINRKFMMSGRLGLNVFLNIYNLFDIRDEVAVYSDTGSADYTTTVRPWAITYNPRRVGTVDDYVKQPGWYTAPREIQLGFSLEF from the coding sequence ATGAATAAAACACCAAGAATCCTTCTGATTCTGGGCATTTTGGCAATCCTTCTCGCGCCGTTTGTGAGCTATGCCGGTACGACCGGAAAAATTGCCGGCCGCGTTTACGACGCCGAATCGAAGGAGCCGTTGCCCGGAGCAAATGTAATTGTCGAAGGCTCCACGATGGGCGCCGCCAGTGACCTTAACGGCAACTATAACATCCTCAACCTTCCTCCGGGACGCTATACTCTGACGGTCAGCATGATGGGTTACAAAAAAGTACGCGTCTCCGACGTGCTGGTCAAGATCGACATGACGACGACGCAGGATTTCGCTCTGCAGCAGGAAGTCATTGCCGGCGAAGAAGTAAGCATCGTTGCCGAACGGCCCTTGGTCCGCATGGACATGACCTCATCGCTTTCTTCCGTGGGTTCGGAGGAAATTGCCAAGCTGCCGGTGCAGAGCGTACGCGACGTTTTAGAGCTGCAGGCAGGCATCGTGCGGTCCGGCAATACGCTGCATATCCGCGGCGGCCGTGGCGGCGAAGTGGCTTATTGGGTCGACGGCGTTGCAACGACGGATGTGTTCTCCGGCAGCATGGGCGTTACGGTCGAGAACTCGGCCATCGAAGAACTGCAGGTGGTCAGCGGTACCTTCAATGCCGAATACGGCCAGGCAATGTCGGGCATCATCAACATCATCACCAAAGAGGGACAGAGCCACTACTCCGGTATGCTGCGCGGTTATGTCGGTGATTATGTCAGCGGCGCCAATGAATTCGCCATACTGGAAAGGATCGATACTTTTACTGATCCGCAAACCGGTGCCGTGGTACAAAAAGCCAAGAGTGAAAATCCTCTGAAATATTTCAACCCCACTTATAACGGCGAGTTCAGCCTTAGTGGTCCGATTCCCGGCACCAAGGATAAATTGACTTTCTTTACCAACGGACGTTATAATTCCTGGACGGGTTATCTCTACGGCCGTCGCTGGTTCACACCTCAAGGTAACCCCGGCGACAGCAGTTTGGTGCCGATGAGCGCCGGTAAGCGCGGCTCGTTGCAGGGTAAACTTTCATGGAAAATATCCAACTCGATAAAGGCGAGCTATAACGTCTTTTGGAATGCTTGGAAAAATCCAAGAAGCTTTTCCAAAGATTGGAAATATGTACCGGACAGCCGCGCACAGCAGTTCGGCGAAGGCTGGACGCAGATCCTTAACTTCAACCATGTGCTTTCACAAAAGACGTTTTACGAAGTCAAACTAAACCGGTTTTATAACGAATATCAATCTTATCTTTACAAAGACCCGACGGCAATGCCTAAATATCTGGTTTCGGTTCCTGAAGACACGGCCAATGATATCGCCGCTCAGGTCTTTGATCCGAACACGCCGGAAGGAGCTGCCTTTCTGGAACAGCTCCGCGCTCTGCGGGTCAAATTTTTCTACATTATCGACCCGAACGGCCCTGCAGGTTATGTGCATCCGGATTCGGCGTCGGCGCCGACCACTTACAGCTTTAATAACGTCGGCACGGACTTGAACCGCTACTGGCGCAGCACCGCCTATACGGTCGGCAAATTCGATCTCACCAGTCAAATCAATAACATTCATCAAGTAAAGGGCGGATTCGAGTTCCGCAGCCATGAACTCAAATTGGATTCTTATACGCTGCGTGCTAAAATCGATCCGAACAGCGGCTCGCAGATTGTGCCGTTCCAGCCTTATGTCCCGGAGCCGTGGAGCGCCTATCGCGAGAAATATACGCGCACACCGAAAGAGTTTTCGGCTTACCTGCAGGACAAGCTTGAGCTGAAAGAAATCATTATCAATGCCGGTCTACGGTTCGATTATTTTGATCCCAATCATGTCAAGATTGCCGATCCGTCTGATCCGAGCATTTACACGCCGCTCAAGCCTGAGCACAAGTGGAAGAATCCAACTGCCCCCAAAGAGGAGCGCATCGAATACACGCCGGATGAACGCCGCGCCTTTATGCATAAGAGGGTCGATCCCAAAATGCAGCTGAGTCCGCGTTTGGGCATCGCTTATCCGATTACCGATAAAGGCGTTATCCATTTCTCGTACGGTCACTTTTTCCAGATTCCCGAGTTTCAGTATCTTTACTCCAATCCGGATTTCAAGATCACCGAAGGTGGCGGTTATTTTCTGATGGGCAATGCCGATCTCAATCCGCAGCGGACGGTGATGTACGAAATCGGGCTGCAGCAACTGCTTACCACCGACATCGGCATAGACGTCACTTTGTTCTATCGTGACGTGCGCGACTGGGTAGGCACCAGCCCGCTCATTCAAACGCCGATGCCGAGCATTCAGTATGCCCAGTATGAAAATAAGGACTATGCCAATGTTCGCGGCGTAACGCTCAAATTTGAAAAACGGTACAGCCACGGCTTCTCTGCTCGAGTGGATTATTCTTTCCAGATTGCCGAGGGAACCTACTCAAACCCGACGGATGCCTTTAATGCCATCCAGGCGAAGGAAGAGCCGCGTTTGAATTTGATTCCTTTGAATTGGGACCAGAATCATACGTTGAACGGCTCACTGATTTGGGATTACCGCGGCTACACGTTTTCCCTCATCGGGCGTTATTGGACCGGCAGACCCTACACACCTAGCTTCCCGGTCGGTTCTGTTGTAGGCGGAGCGGCGTTGATCGGTCTCAAGGAGAACAGCGAACGCCTGCCGAATCAAAAGAGCGTGGATTTGTACATCAATCGAAAATTCATGATGAGCGGCCGCCTCGGCTTGAATGTCTTTTTGAACATTTATAACCTGTTCGACATCCGTGACGAAGTGGCGGTATACAGCGACACCGGTTCGGCGGACTATACGACGACCGTCCGCCCGTGGGCGATTACTTATAATCCGCGGCGCGTCGGTACTGTCGATGATTATGTCAAGCAGCCGGGCTGGTATACGGCGCCGCGCGAAATTCAACTAGGATTCTCCCTGGAGTTCTAA
- a CDS encoding aldolase catalytic domain-containing protein, with protein sequence MDRQDGSDMTAFDEIWVSGRSGLKLLDCTIRDGGLMNNHRFSEDTVKAVFNACAASGIDIIEIGYRASKKIFYPNDYGKWKYCSEEDVRRIVGEGEYEIKLAVMTDAERTDYHEDIPPKEKSIFEVIRVSTYVHQLPEAVDMIHDAHQKGYFTTANIMAVSKVTEAELDRALEMLVQTEAQVFYLVDSYGALYPHQVRYLIEKYAKYARPEGKLIGMHAHNNQELAFANTLEAILTGADIVDGTLAGLGRGAGNCRLESLVSYLRNPRYQLAPLLDCVAKFIEPLRKDLKWGFDVPYLLTGVMNRHPSAAINFNNSRDRGDYLKFYNLLLESE encoded by the coding sequence ATGGACAGACAGGATGGAAGCGACATGACGGCATTTGACGAAATATGGGTCAGCGGCAGGTCGGGGCTCAAGTTGCTCGACTGCACTATACGCGACGGCGGCCTGATGAATAATCACCGTTTCAGTGAAGATACCGTAAAAGCGGTCTTTAATGCATGTGCAGCCTCCGGCATCGATATTATTGAAATCGGCTATAGGGCTTCTAAGAAAATCTTTTATCCGAACGATTACGGCAAATGGAAATACTGCAGCGAAGAAGATGTTCGACGAATTGTGGGAGAAGGCGAATACGAAATCAAGCTTGCGGTGATGACCGATGCCGAACGAACCGATTATCATGAGGATATTCCTCCAAAGGAAAAAAGCATCTTTGAGGTCATTCGCGTTTCCACTTATGTTCACCAGCTTCCTGAAGCCGTCGACATGATTCACGACGCGCATCAAAAAGGCTATTTTACCACCGCCAATATCATGGCGGTTTCAAAGGTTACCGAAGCTGAACTTGACCGCGCGCTGGAAATGCTCGTGCAGACGGAAGCGCAGGTATTTTATCTTGTAGATAGTTATGGAGCGCTCTATCCCCATCAAGTGCGCTATTTGATCGAAAAATACGCAAAATATGCCAGACCGGAAGGCAAGTTAATCGGCATGCACGCCCATAATAATCAAGAGTTGGCTTTTGCAAATACCTTGGAAGCCATTCTTACAGGAGCGGATATTGTCGACGGGACACTGGCAGGATTAGGAAGAGGAGCGGGCAACTGTCGCTTGGAATCGTTGGTCAGTTATCTGCGCAATCCGCGTTACCAATTGGCCCCGTTGCTGGATTGCGTCGCAAAGTTCATAGAACCCTTACGCAAGGACCTTAAATGGGGATTCGATGTTCCGTATCTTTTAACCGGGGTTATGAACCGCCACCCTTCTGCAGCCATAAATTTTAACAATTCTCGTGATCGAGGAGATTATCTAAAGTTTTACAACTTGTTGTTGGAATCAGAATAA
- a CDS encoding DUF4038 domain-containing protein → MFTHWRFNTAFIIYAWLFISLAGKAEEVLEISEDFSTKKTVGKVNGGTWTSEGWKTLTVNDYIQYDIPTCSYGRIEFQVKGIWASNSVFPNVDPNGDENMHYSLFTMWDRDDNNVWYGQYPNGIRQWHNPWKVVLHIFGYVVGDQWKWQCGRFRANIAALWGGYEDDPHAFEIEYGKVPWQKDKVFHVKLEWGQGHMYYYIDNQLYAHADFTSFGCPYAPPNHSMRIGSGLGCKGIFKMQAPVGITYLNFKFYRNVDTTPPSVVGVTPPAGNSNVPLDSYISVTFNEAIDLSTLANGIRIVPPISGTLKSSGNTVFFELSELLKPETMYTITVGREIKDYTGNPLSTPFTASFTTAPLDNQVVEKYGVFEVPIIVKGLGGNKYTGYRLRGVFKGPTKTIEIDGFWNGGDIWKVRMAPTEAGQWTYSISGSIPQFTKTGSFTVVESKNKGFIRQNPQYPYTFMWDDGTPWLWKGETCWRAFTQVFPFEGRYKFYIDLRASQGYNAVQSIVVSYINGDAFWANEGGTAFELLSTGKNYDKLNPAYFQWIDRRIEYANAKGIVPVIFFTWAQELVKFSDDQFIRYIKYLVSRWAAYNVIWCISGEYTEAIEEGGRTRSQFISYGNTVYSSDPYKHIITLHPGGSKSSSEFVWEKWFGCSMQQWPIAFHQNILNDRSKAAKPVVNGEYAYADYHDNEDCRRGAWEIFTAGGFFTAGFYHTYAPDKGGWDPEANMQQQLELMWAMAFMEKTQWWKMSPNDALVNNGYCLADPGNEYVVYSRNGGPVTINLSAVKGTLDVQWMNPKTNEHSSITKVTGGGSVTLTPPFTGEWVLHIGTILDTIPPAPPTGLVVNKP, encoded by the coding sequence ATGTTTACCCATTGGCGGTTCAACACGGCATTTATCATCTATGCTTGGCTGTTCATAAGCTTGGCGGGAAAGGCGGAAGAAGTGCTTGAAATTTCGGAAGATTTTTCCACCAAAAAAACGGTGGGTAAAGTGAACGGCGGAACATGGACTTCCGAAGGCTGGAAGACACTCACTGTAAATGACTATATTCAATACGATATCCCAACTTGTTCATACGGGAGGATCGAGTTCCAGGTTAAAGGTATCTGGGCGAGCAACTCTGTCTTTCCCAATGTTGATCCAAACGGTGATGAAAATATGCATTATTCACTTTTTACAATGTGGGATCGCGATGATAATAACGTTTGGTATGGTCAATATCCCAACGGGATTCGCCAATGGCATAACCCTTGGAAAGTTGTACTGCATATTTTCGGGTATGTCGTCGGTGATCAATGGAAGTGGCAATGCGGACGTTTTCGCGCCAATATTGCCGCTTTGTGGGGAGGCTATGAAGATGACCCGCATGCCTTTGAAATTGAATATGGCAAAGTGCCCTGGCAAAAAGACAAAGTATTTCATGTGAAATTGGAATGGGGACAGGGGCATATGTACTATTATATCGATAATCAACTTTATGCGCATGCGGACTTTACGTCGTTTGGGTGCCCCTATGCGCCCCCCAATCACAGCATGCGAATCGGGTCTGGACTTGGATGCAAAGGAATTTTTAAAATGCAGGCGCCTGTCGGCATTACTTATTTAAATTTCAAATTCTATCGTAATGTCGACACCACCCCCCCATCCGTGGTCGGAGTAACACCTCCGGCGGGGAACTCGAACGTACCTTTGGACAGCTACATTTCGGTAACCTTTAACGAAGCTATTGATCTAAGCACTCTTGCGAACGGAATACGCATTGTACCTCCTATTTCCGGCACATTAAAGTCTTCTGGAAACACGGTTTTTTTTGAACTCAGCGAATTACTCAAACCGGAAACAATGTATACAATAACAGTCGGCAGAGAGATCAAAGACTATACCGGAAACCCATTGAGTACTCCCTTTACCGCTTCCTTTACAACCGCGCCGCTGGATAATCAGGTTGTTGAGAAATACGGCGTTTTCGAAGTTCCCATTATCGTAAAAGGATTGGGAGGAAATAAATATACGGGTTATCGCCTTAGAGGTGTGTTTAAAGGTCCGACCAAAACCATAGAAATCGACGGCTTTTGGAACGGCGGCGATATTTGGAAAGTGCGTATGGCCCCGACGGAAGCGGGACAATGGACTTACAGCATTTCAGGGTCGATCCCGCAATTTACGAAAACGGGCAGCTTTACGGTCGTTGAATCGAAAAACAAGGGATTTATCCGACAAAATCCTCAATATCCATATACTTTTATGTGGGATGACGGTACACCATGGCTATGGAAAGGCGAAACCTGTTGGCGTGCATTTACGCAGGTATTTCCATTCGAAGGAAGGTACAAGTTTTACATCGACCTTCGTGCATCACAAGGCTACAACGCTGTTCAATCCATTGTCGTCAGTTACATTAACGGCGATGCTTTTTGGGCAAACGAGGGCGGGACAGCCTTTGAGTTGCTGTCGACCGGAAAAAATTACGATAAACTGAACCCCGCCTATTTTCAATGGATCGACCGGCGTATTGAATACGCAAATGCAAAGGGCATCGTGCCGGTCATCTTTTTTACCTGGGCGCAGGAATTGGTCAAATTTTCAGACGATCAATTTATACGTTATATCAAGTATTTGGTGTCACGTTGGGCTGCATACAACGTTATTTGGTGTATTTCAGGCGAATACACTGAAGCGATTGAGGAAGGTGGTCGGACAAGGTCACAGTTTATCAGTTACGGCAACACGGTTTACAGCAGTGATCCCTATAAGCACATTATCACGCTGCATCCCGGCGGCAGCAAAAGCAGCAGTGAATTTGTATGGGAAAAATGGTTCGGATGTTCCATGCAGCAATGGCCGATTGCTTTTCATCAGAACATCCTGAATGACCGATCAAAAGCCGCTAAACCGGTGGTCAACGGCGAATATGCCTATGCCGATTACCACGATAATGAAGACTGCCGCCGCGGCGCGTGGGAAATCTTTACTGCCGGCGGTTTCTTCACAGCAGGATTCTATCACACGTATGCGCCGGACAAAGGCGGCTGGGATCCGGAAGCCAACATGCAGCAGCAATTGGAACTGATGTGGGCCATGGCGTTTATGGAAAAAACGCAGTGGTGGAAAATGTCCCCAAACGATGCACTGGTCAATAACGGCTATTGCTTGGCCGATCCCGGCAATGAATATGTCGTCTACTCCCGTAACGGTGGCCCCGTGACCATCAATTTGTCTGCTGTAAAAGGGACTTTGGACGTGCAATGGATGAACCCCAAAACGAACGAACATTCTTCGATCACAAAAGTGACCGGCGGCGGTTCGGTTACGCTGACGCCTCCCTTTACAGGCGAATGGGTTTTGCACATCGGCACCATTCTGGACACCATTCCGCCGGCGCCGCCGACCGGTTTGGTAGTCAATAAGCCCTAA
- a CDS encoding metal-dependent hydrolase → MPTPVGHLLAGEIIRHTSRIVITRRHRLMGVAVLFFSLLPDIDFFFGIPIGDINRYHHLFTHSLLFVILAGTVGGLLLGSSPKERFLFSALFALVGTSHLLLDCLAVDRRPPLGCPLLWPVRNRFFISPVLLFSDVSRPSEPSRFLVGLFNSHNLRTVLLEIALLAPPCLASWMFVRSRIAKK, encoded by the coding sequence ATGCCGACCCCTGTAGGGCACCTGTTGGCGGGTGAAATCATTCGCCATACGTCTCGAATAGTAATAACGCGGCGGCATCGATTGATGGGTGTTGCCGTGCTTTTCTTTTCGCTATTGCCCGATATAGACTTTTTTTTCGGAATACCGATCGGCGACATCAATCGATATCATCATCTTTTTACGCACAGCCTGTTGTTTGTTATTTTGGCCGGAACTGTAGGCGGACTTTTGCTTGGCTCATCACCGAAAGAGCGATTTTTATTTTCTGCGCTTTTCGCTCTTGTCGGTACAAGTCATTTGCTTTTGGACTGCCTGGCCGTCGATCGGCGGCCGCCTCTCGGTTGTCCGCTTTTATGGCCCGTCCGGAATCGCTTTTTTATTTCGCCTGTTTTGCTGTTTTCCGACGTTTCACGGCCTTCGGAACCGAGCCGATTTCTCGTCGGTCTATTCAACAGTCATAATTTGCGAACCGTTTTACTCGAGATCGCTTTATTGGCGCCGCCTTGCCTTGCAAGTTGGATGTTTGTGAGGAGCCGAATTGCCAAGAAATAA
- a CDS encoding glycosyltransferase family 2 protein — MPRNNRPYLSVVIPFYNEAENIERLWEILYASLLELQKPFEIIFVDDGSCDGTREIMRRLAAQYPQLRVILFRANFGQSAAMAAGFEASRGKVVVAMDGDLQNDPRDIRRVVAKIEEGYDVVSGWRKNRQDKFLSRKIPSMIANRIICRVTHVELHDTGCSLKAFRGDLLRRIALYGELHRFIPALLRMEGAKITELPVQHHARLYGKSKYNISRTFRVIMDLTTIHLLMKHLHNPLAFFTPFALAAGIGGLFSLGTAVAELFRPQLNIDVLNLSIILTILLWSASFMFSSLGLVAKLIVAGGERRSFSIDPHEEMRNMDSL; from the coding sequence TTGCCAAGAAATAATCGACCTTATCTATCCGTCGTCATACCGTTTTATAATGAAGCGGAAAATATTGAACGTCTGTGGGAAATTCTCTATGCTTCGCTTCTCGAACTGCAAAAGCCGTTCGAGATCATCTTTGTCGATGACGGCAGTTGCGACGGAACGCGCGAGATCATGCGGCGGCTGGCGGCCCAATATCCTCAATTGCGCGTGATTTTATTTCGCGCCAATTTCGGACAGTCTGCCGCCATGGCGGCAGGTTTTGAAGCCTCCCGCGGCAAAGTGGTCGTGGCTATGGACGGTGATCTACAGAATGATCCCCGCGATATCCGTCGGGTCGTAGCCAAGATCGAGGAAGGATACGATGTGGTCAGCGGTTGGCGCAAAAATCGCCAGGACAAATTCCTTTCGCGCAAGATTCCGTCTATGATCGCCAATCGCATCATTTGTCGCGTGACGCATGTCGAGCTTCACGACACCGGCTGCTCATTGAAAGCATTTCGCGGCGACCTGCTGCGCAGAATTGCCCTCTATGGAGAGCTGCATCGCTTTATTCCGGCTCTTCTTCGTATGGAAGGCGCTAAAATCACCGAGCTCCCTGTTCAGCACCATGCCAGACTGTACGGAAAATCAAAATACAACATTTCCCGAACGTTCCGAGTCATCATGGATTTAACGACGATCCATCTGCTCATGAAGCATCTTCACAATCCGTTGGCCTTTTTTACGCCTTTTGCGCTGGCTGCCGGAATCGGCGGGCTGTTCAGTTTGGGTACGGCTGTTGCCGAATTGTTCCGGCCTCAACTCAACATTGATGTTCTCAATCTGTCGATCATTCTGACGATTCTTTTGTGGTCTGCTTCTTTTATGTTCTCAAGTCTCGGACTGGTGGCTAAATTGATTGTGGCCGGCGGTGAGAGAAGATCGTTCAGCATCGACCCTCATGAAGAAATGAGAAACATGGACTCGCTGTGA